One genomic segment of Tripterygium wilfordii isolate XIE 37 chromosome 9, ASM1340144v1, whole genome shotgun sequence includes these proteins:
- the LOC120006479 gene encoding uncharacterized protein LOC120006479, whose protein sequence is MGEERFDLHNLEQEQEEAEEALSLRDLPLDDDNNNNFEFQNHFNGNHNPRSSSDLFEFFNDFSVDMCPAEEIIFCGKLLPRKDHYYHSIPKPIKQDRKRANFTRKRSESLSDIQGFTTPRSISTKARLMRNSRSLDYRKDKEMMERSSSSAKKAVPKPARWYYVFMMFGMAKIPMEMELTDIKNRQSRQNPPALLPPVIKNNNNSYKLIRVLSCKDHASVAVATTSFPC, encoded by the coding sequence ATGGGAGAAGAACGCTTCGATCTTCACAACctagaacaagaacaagaagaagcagaGGAGGCACTCTCTCTTCGCGACCTCCCACTCGACgacgacaacaacaacaattttgagtttcaaaaccatttcaatGGCAATCACAATCCTCGATCATCCTCCGACTTGTTCGAGTTCTTCAACGACTTCAGCGTGGACATGTGCCCTGCCGAAGAAATCATTTTCTGCGGCAAACTTTTACCTCGGAAAGATCACTACTACCACTCAATCCCCAAACCAATCAAGCAAGACAGAAAGAGGGCGAACTTTACTCGTAAACGCTCCGAGTCTCTCTCCGATATCCAAGGCTTTACGACGCCTCGTTCGATTAGCACCAAAGCCAGGCTCATGAGAAACAGTCGCTCCCTCGATTACAGGAAAGACaaggaaatgatggaaagaagcAGCTCGTCCGCCAAAAAGGCCGTTCCTAAGCCAGCTAGATGGTACTATGTATTCATGATGTTTGGAATGGCCAAGATTCCGATGGAAATGGAGCTGACGGATATCAAGAATCGACAATCCAGACAAAATCCGCCGGCTCTGTTACCGCcggtaataaaaaataataacaattccTACAAGCTGATTAGAGTCCTCAGCTGTAAGGATCATGCTAGTGTTGCTGTAGCAACGACGTCGTTTCCATGCTAG
- the LOC120005702 gene encoding uncharacterized protein LOC120005702 produces MMVLNSFDLWQKDAFFSAAEEVQESADVMESAYRLWLRKRREGKTPEHLDELSRELQTALGTAKWQLEEFERAVRLSHGRHYDNIKSSRHRQFVAAIESQISHVEEALMEAFSGNGKLPLQWVNLDENERDDLAMFLSGTSQTSETSTRGSLMENYHRRKDLDLNTNLSRDITDEMEGSNVTTRKDADCIIDIEEKETFGTRDDIICQFDKATGSRRTWSTPNFGALKIVIPDEDNQRSRLMPSVDATPKEKGSKSIFWQRSKDHALANGAVNVFSQIFCRVRWLQRHIPNSLPLQLSRSIQLMLALMLSIFLIMHFVLYTS; encoded by the exons ATGATGGTTTTGAACAGTTTTGATCTATGGCAAAAGGACGCTTTCTTTTCTGCGGCCGAGGAGGTTCAGGAATCTGCGGATGT TATGGAATCAGCGTACAGGTTGTGgttgagaaagaggagagaagggAAAACTCCAGAGCATTTGGATGAACTCTCTCGGGAGCTGCAAACTGCGTTAGGGACTGCAAAATGGCAG TTGGAAGAGTTTGAGAGGGCGGTCAGGTTGAGCCATGGACGTCATTATGACAATATCAAATCGTCTAGGCATAGACAATTTGTTGCTGCCATTGAGAGCCAAATTTCTCATGTTGAAGAAGCTTTAATGGAAGCTTTTAGTGGGAATGGAAAGCTGCCGCTACAATGGGTAAATCTGGATGAAAATGAACGGGATGATTTAGCCATGTTTCTCTCTGGAACTTCCCAAACCTCAGAAACTTCTACAAGAGGTTCTCTTATGGAGAATTACCATAGGAGAAAAGATTTAGACCTTAATACTAATTTGAGCAGAGATATTACTGATGAAATGGAAGGTTCCAATGTTACCACTAGAAAGGACGCTGACTGTATCATAGatatagaagaaaaggaaacgTTTGGCACAAGAGATGACATAATCTGTCAGTTTGATAAAGCAACTGGCTCAAGGAGAACATGGAGTACGCCAAATTTCGGCGCCTTAAAGATTGTTATTCCTGATGAAGACAACCAACGTAGCCGGTTAATGCCCTCTGTTGACGCCACTCCCAAAGAGAAAGGTTCCAAATCCATCTTCTGGCAAAGGTCTAAAGACCATGCACTGGCCAATGGAGCAGTTAATGTGTTTAGTCAG ATCTTCTGTCGGGTTAGGTGGCTACAAAGACACATACCAAATTCATTACCCTTGCAGCTTAGTCGTTCTATCCAACTTATGCTTGCTTTGATGCTCAGCATTTTCTTAATCA TGCATTTTGTACTTTATACAAGTTGA
- the LOC120006034 gene encoding uncharacterized protein LOC120006034: MTDKPAAAPLVVVGSGSNSDNSNFQIGIVLNEDNYDLWAPLVEMHIAGRKKMGYLRGTLTAPSEDDPKYDDWFSEDQRVKSWLLSVMKPELMKRHIRLPTAAAIWQAVKTSFVDDKNEVRVYTLNQRAARIRQNGRQISVYFGELFEIFQELDHHSRVVMSCAKDIKIYQDFKERQRVYIFLGGLDDEFEQVRGEILRKEPPLDLQASYTYVRREFDRKEAMKGEGENIGAMLARNNPSRNRPIGDRFSRNKCAHCGRPGHSKQKCYELIGYPEGWDKTRDSRYNKQRASIAVTKASTDSHEEPDIVLDQATALATATHHEDPENDWLWH; the protein is encoded by the exons ATGACTGACAAACCTGCCGCTGCACCTCTGGTTGTTGTTGGTTCAGGAAGCAACTCTGacaattccaatttccaaatcgGTATCGTGTTGAATGAAGACAACTATGATTTATGGGCACCACTTGTTGAGATGCATATTGCAGGGAGAAAGAAAATGGGATATCTTCGAGGTACGCTTACGGCTCCCTCCGAAGATGATCCAAAGTATGATGATTGGTTCTCTGAGGATCAACGAGTTAAAAGTTGGCTTCTCTCTGTCATGAAGCCTGAGCTGATGAAGCGCCATATCCGCTTGCCGACTGCAGCGGCCATATGGCAAGCTGTAAAAACTTCATTCGTGGATGACAAGAATGAGGTACGAGTTTATACTTTGAACCAAAGAGCTGCCCGTATACGTCAGAACGGGAGACAAATCTCTGTTTATTTTGGTGAGTTGTTTGAGATATTTCAAGAGTTGGACCACCATAGTAGGGTGGTTATGAGTTGTGCCAAGgatatcaaaatatatcaagATTTCAAGGAGAGACAACGGGTTTATATCTTCTTGGGTGGTCTTGATGATGAGTTTGAGCAAGTTCGTGGTGAAATCCTTCGAAAGGAACCTCCACTTGATCTCCAGGCATCTTATACTTACGTTAGACGCGAGTTTGATCGAAAGGAAGCCATGAAGGGTGAGGGGGAGAACATTGGGGCTATGCTTGCCCGAAATAATCCCTCACGAAATCGGCCAATTGGAGATCGATTCTCACGGAACAAATGTGCTCATTGTGGGCGTCCAGGACACTCTAAACAAAAGTGTTATGAGCTAATTGGTTATCCGGAAGGATGGGACAAGACAAGGGATTCACGATACAACAAGCAACGGGCATCTATTGCAGTAACAAAAGCTTCTACTGACTCCCATGAGGAACCAGACATAGTGTTGGACCAAGCTACTGCATTAGCTACCGCTACACATCATGAAG ACCCGGAGAACGATTGGTTATGGCACTAG
- the LOC120006299 gene encoding histone H4, giving the protein MSGRGKGGKGLGKGGAKRHRKVLRDNIQGITKPAIRRLARRGGVKRISGLIYEETRGVLKIFLENVIRDAVTYTEHARRKTVTAMDVVYALKRQGRTLYGFGG; this is encoded by the coding sequence ATGTCAGGAAGAGGAAAGGGAGGGAAGGGGCTTGGCAAGGGAGGTGCGAAGAGGCACAGGAAGGTCTTGAGGGACAACATTCAGGGCATCACCAAGCCCGCCATCCGTCGTCTGGCCAGGCGTGGCGGAGTGAAGCGTATCAGTGGTCTCATCTACGAGGAGACCAGGGGAGTCCTCAAGATCTTCCTTGAGAATGTCATCCGCGACGCCGTCACCTACACTGAGCATGCCCGTCGCAAGACTGTCACCGCCATGGATGTTGTCTATGCGTTGAAGAGGCAGGGCAGGACTCTCTACGGCTTCGGTGGTTAG